The genomic interval CCTGCTATCTCTAGCAATCGTGAATGACCTTTCATGATTATCTGAGCATAAAGTTCAAGTCGGGTAACAACATATTTCTTTTGTCTGAAGGGTAGGAATATCCATTCGAGTATCTTTAAAGgatccttttcttttgtattccATTGGGCTATTATGGCAAACGGGTGATTCTTATCCCTTTCTCCCTGGATTATTATGAGTTGAATATATAGTTCTGGAATATAGCAATGTGCCTTGGACATCGTAATCTCGTCTAATATGTGTTGCAACACTAGATTTTGACGATCTGTTAATTGCCGTTTGTCCTCTGCATTATTGCTAGTTAAGAGGAGTGGGAGTAATGGAGCTAAGTCCTCATTGGTAATCCCACAGAGATTTCTTATCCATTGGATGCCTCCTATCAACTTCTGAGCATcattcagtgttttaatttctgtgttcagggtaattttttgtggttttacttGAGACACAGTGATAACCCAACCCAGGTAATTCCATGGAGCACCTTTTTGACTCTTTTCAAGTGCAATCTTAAGCCCCTTAGCCTCTAAGCATGGTAATAGAGTTTTCAAGATTTCTTCAGCATTCATGTCCTTTCCAGCTATCAGTATATCATCCACGTAAAGATATATCAGTAACTGTTTGAACTGTTCCCTTACAGGTTCAAAAGCCCAAGCAACAAATAGCTGACACATTGTTGGTGAATTTTTCATACCTTGAGGTAGAACTACCCAATGATAACATTTTGCTGGCTCTGTTTTATTGATAGAGGGTACTGTAAAAGCGAATTTTTCACGATCTTCAGGATGTAATGGAATCGTAAAAAAGCAATCCTTCAGGCCAATTATCAGTAAGTTCCAATCTTTAGGGATCATGACCGGTGAAGGTAATCCCGGTTGTCGGGCTCCCATGTCATGCATAACTGCATTGATTGCCTGTAAATCATGCAACAGATGCCACTTCCCACTTTTCTTTGGAATGGTAAAGACTGGAGTGTTCCAAGGACTAGCTGATGGAACGATATGTTCTGCAGTTAACTGTTCTGTTACTAACTCTTGAATTTTGGACAGCTTTTCGGTACTAAGTGGCCATTGATCAATCCAGACGGGAGCAtcagttttccattttagtTTAAGGACTGGCTGTCCTTCAATGGCTGTTCCTAAAAATTCAGAGTGACCGATTTAGCTCCCATCTGGCTCAGGATGTTGCGGCCTAGCAGAGGAATTGGAACGTTTAACATGTATGGGCGTCTTAATTCTTGATCCATCAATAAAGCAGAAATCTAGGTGATACTTGCTGATATCAGATGATTGCATTCCTCCAATACCAAAGTCTCCGTCTGCGGACTGAATCATGGGCCAACGTGAAGGCCATTTTGAAAGGGGTATAACAGTGACATCAGCTCCAGTGTCTATAATCCTTTTTCATGTCAGAGTTTCATCGCTTGGTCCTACAATTTtaacagtctcctcaggtttggatttttggatgtttaatgcGAGTACTATTTCTGGCGGTCCACTGGAGCCAAaacctgtattccctcttattcgttccccagatttgggcacacatgatttaaacggaatcaattgtgctatttttacttcttttgagatgtttactggtggtgctatggtttggaccatgatcaTTATTACACCTGTGCAATCTGCATCGATCACACCAGGTAGGACAAAAATCCCTTGTTTTCATGTTGATGATCGTCCCAATAATAACACACATAACTCGTGACcgagaggacctttcatattggatggaatgcaatgcacctttgaatccaccaatgttatttctactgttGTTTCCACGTCCACTCcggcacttcctgctgtggcagaggggacgctgtccagacaccctgcatttgtgtCATAGCGCGCTGGGGTCTCACGCTTGTCTGGAAGTTTCCCAAAATATGACAATTAATACCAAACCTTGATCTACATTCTCTGTCCGCATGTCCTCTTTTCCCACAACGGGAACACGACTTTTCCTTACTACTCAGACGCTGTGATTTAAAATGCCCACATTTTCcacaattaaaacattttttgttcgcctttcctccctttttgtCTGTTACCAATGGACGTACTGTGGCAGCAAAAGCACTAGCGAGCATCGCAGCCTTACTCTGTTCTCCCAACCTCTCATATGTCTCTAACATTTCCCCAACATGAGCACCTTTGGGTAATGTTAACAGCATACGCTTTGTTTGAGGATTAGCATTCTCAAAAGCCAATTGGTCAAGCATCCTGGCTTTCATTTCAGCATCCAGATCTGGATGAGCATCTAAAGCAGAGTGCAACGGATCTACAAAATTGGGAAATGACTCTGAGTTCCCTTGGCATACTGAGACATATGAGGGAGAGTGTTTTCCCTCTTCTGGTACTGTGTACAGAGCTTTATACGCTTGTTCCTGTGATTGTTGTAACACTGCAGTGAGAAGTCGTGACTGCACTTGAATATTTGAAAACTGCCCACTGCCCATTAACATTTGAGACGTTATCTGGTATAGGAGATCATTAggatttcaattaaaattttgtGCTTCAGCCTGCTCACACATATCCTGCCgtttttgaaaaaataacaactgCTGCGAAGGGGATAACAACGTGCGCACAAGCATTTGTACGTCATAAGGAGCCAGCGTATATCCTGTAAATATATGCTGCAAAATAGCTTGAGTATATTGTGACTTTAAACCGTACTGAGCTATTGCAGTTTTTGCCTCTTTTACAACTTTCCAATCAAACAATACCCATTGAGCCAGAGCGTTCCCTCCCTCTCCTATGACAGGAAAAGCCATAGGGGAAGGTAGAATTTCCCCTTCTATTAAAGCATCGTGAATAATTCCTCGCCATATGCCATGAAGGTCGCTATTCTCTTTAAGGGGTGATTCAGGAATTAAGGTAGAATGGGGTAACGGGAAAGGGTTAGAGGGGTTAGATTGGCGAGAAACGGCCAAGGATACAGGCACTGCTGGTCCCTGTCTCTCTGCAGTTTCCAGCTGAGTCAACCTTCGGCAACTACTGCAGCTGTTGGGCCATGTCCGGGGGCAGTTCTCCTCGCTTTTCTGGGGATCCGGGTATAGAAGGGGGTAAGAGTGGATAGAGACGCGACACTTCTCGTAACGGAACTTCTTGCGCTTTATGTTCTGGTAGAGGAGGGAAATCTTCCCTATGGTCACTAGATGGCGACGTCTCTTCACAAAGCTGCTTGGGGCTACTTCCGTCAGAACGACTTTCTCCCCCTCCCTAGGTTCCGCACGGTTGTTTGAGGGCATAGAAACAGGGGGTGCAGAGGGGAGAACGCCAGGTAGGGTGAGGCCAAAAgtgctctgggcagggtcatgcttttctttgcttttcttttcattgtcaccaggagatggagcgagtgcagcaaaagcagaagctgcagctttaCGATTGGCTTTCATTTCTTGAAGTGTGGTCTTAATTAACTTCCATAATGTAGCAAGACTTTTAACTTCTTTCGAGCCATCACTAATGCTATCCCATAGGGCCTCTCCGATAGCTTCCCAAGTCCATAACTCAAAAGCAGTTCCTACATCAATCAATAAcccttgatctctgctccataATACAAGCTGTTTCAGACAGGTTTCGTCATATTTTATACCTCTCGTAGAGAGTATATGTTGGAGGAGCTTTAGTACCACCTCTTCCTCTTTAGAGACCGTCTGCCACATCTCCTCCCCCGACCGTTTACCTCTTCTTTTAGGTAAGCTCTTCACCTCCTTAATGGGTGCTCCTCTCCTCGTTGGGAGAATTCAAAGGCTGCCTTTCCATCTCTTATGGACGCTTCAGCTGGGGCAGCTGATCTATCGGTCGGGATCCTCCCATCactcttctcttttcatttgttcCAAATGGTGCAAAAGATCTGAGGGTGCCTGTACGGGCGCCAATTGCAGGAGCAAAATAACGGACTCAACGACGGATCAATATGATCATAGTTGAAGACACTTTACTGCTCTAACAGAGTTATATTTATACCTGTCTTATTTCTGTACACGCGACATGCTGTTATTTGATTGGATAAACAGTTTGTCCACGAGCTGTTCAGGCGCATAGCTACATTGCTGATTGGCTCTTGCTACTACATCACGCGTCCCCATCTATGGTATCTGTTTACATTCTTGAAGTTAACTGCTTCTTGCCAGTTCCTGCTTTTATGCTTGCTCAAGCAACTTTCACTGTTTACATCATGTCCTTAGACCAGGACCTAATCAGCAAGGCTCGATGGATAGCCCATGAGGCTGTTGTAATGTCCTTGTTCGGTCAGGTACATTGCCACatctgcccagctttgcattATCCTCAAAAGAGCTGCAAGTGCAGTGGTCACGTCATACAGGGGGAGAAGAGACATTCAATAGTGTTTGCCCAATGCTGGGCACTGAGGGATGTCACCAGTAACTGGTTGCACACAAATATTTGTACCTTTTATGACATTTGTGCCTGACCATTCAGCCAagttcccacccagcatccagtTCTTCAGCCCAGACAGCACCAATCTGGCTATAATGACgccatgtctgaggccttgcatAACTCCGTGTACACGATATACTCTCCTTTCCCCTGCGCATTTTGTTTCAGCAATCGCTTTCTTGTCCTTCAAGTGctgggaaatggctgcaggaggacgtgtccaatcccctgcccagggacagaggcaggctgaccAACCTGCACTTCTCCCAATTCTTGTTCCTGCCATTCTTGAAGATGGCTTTGATGTCTGtgttttccaaggaccccagaacctcTCTGGTTGCCCTGGtgcttttgagagcacaatccagaatcatgggcaagggtgatggAGCAGACAGGaacacttgcaatgagcctgtccaaggcagctgagatgaatctcactgggccactagggtttgttcctggagtcacacacagaaatgtcagggttctgtcaagtgtccacatctgagctggcctcatggactccttatgcacccagggatgctcagagacagagtctgtcctttttacacacagaggcagaagtcacagtgtccctctggccgcctgttgccactcccaaaggatagGAGACAcctgagccctgtggtgtgtcaccctgctctgcactcatctgacttgtgccatggcaggaagaatggacacaaggagctcgcttgaaggaagcacatcccagtgctgcattcaggcagtTAACAATGGGATGTTACTTCCAAcaccaagtgacctcaagatcttgtctgtcccacaggccttcatggaaccctaaggaatagttgatggtgtttgtgatcactcggcttcatgtcacctcaagtacatgacgtgcatgctcacaattcatctgtacaaagcaaacatggactgctgaactactcattcagtgtccatccatggagggaagaacaacctctgtgtgtgagaggccagtgcaggaaatggtggttgtgaggggccagccCATGgtgattgacctgaggctccttcccaaggggtgtccagtgcacaggggcacagcccagcccctgctctgctggtcctgcaggtctctggcaggaggcctggctgtgagaggacactgctgtgtgcccagccctgcacacacacactgtgcagctgcacaatggtgtttcatctgtgggccacttttGTAGCCATATGCTTGAGATAGATTTTGCAAGAAGATATAAACCATCATGCACTGCCCTGAGGAGGTGACcgttctttctggaaaggctgttctgagtccagctctgtcacagcagtgcccattgcctgtccctgcctgcgctcacaggactgacacacagcaggacggtgaccaagctgccagagcactcaggccttgcaccaacacaagggatgagaaggagagtgtgggagtggaacgagaacagctctggaagaccaagggctgctgctctctgttaGTGCTGCCAGGCGGAgactctgctcccctccactAATGCAGACggaaactgtccctgcagctctaAAAAGGCCCTAAAAGAAGatctgaggggaaaaacaaaagaaaacaaaacactatagggccctttattttgtttaaaaatgcagagaaagtggatcctcatttccatagacacttggtcagaaaaaaaggcagacagtgaattaggaaagggatgacaacattatcacaaaacaccaccaccacaacaacaacaaaacagctaTGGCTGAGCCTGCAATAAGTTACACTATAACTGCTATACAGAGGATGacagtttgttgctgtttgttattGAAAACATCCAGTTATCAGtttccacactgaatcctggagctcctggttcctcatgctgtagatgagggggttcactgctggaggcaccaccaagTACAGAACTGCCACCACCAGGTCCAGCCGTGGGGATGAGATGGGAGGGGGTTTCAGGTAAGCCAACATGCCAGtgatgacaaacagggagaccacggccaggtgagggaggcacgtggaaaaggctttgtgccgtccctgctcagaggggatcctcagcacagccctgaagatctgcacataggacaccacaatgaaaacaaaacatccctCAAAAAAAACTGCACTAAACATgagaagcccaagttccctgaggtaggcatgTGAGCAtgagagcttgaggatctgggggatttcacagaagaactgactCACAGCATTGCCCTcgcacagtggcagtgaaaatgtattggccgtgtgcagcagagcattgagaaacccagtggcccaggcagctgctgccatgtggacacaagctctgctgcccaggagggtcccatagtgcaggggtttgcagatggcaacgtagcgaTCATAGGCCATGACTGTGAGGAGACAATATTCTGCTgtaccacagaaaaaggaaaaaaagacctgtgcagcacatcctgtgtaggaaaTAACCCTGGTGTTCCAGAGggaatttgccatggatttggggagagtggtaGAGATGACacccaggtcgaggagggagaggttgaggaggaagaagtacatgggggtgtggaggtgctggtcacaggctatggtggtgatgatgaggccgttgcccaggaaggcagccaggtagatgcccaggaagagccagaagtgcaagagctgcagctcccatgtgtCTGCAAATGGCAGGaagaggaactgggtgatggagctgctgttggacatttgttgtttcttgccGTGGGGGCTTTCTTCtaaaaaggaaatgacaacTTGAAATCAGGACATACCCCTCTGAGCAGAGCCACTCCAGTTTTCATAGAAATAACCCCAACT from Caloenas nicobarica isolate bCalNic1 chromosome 29, bCalNic1.hap1, whole genome shotgun sequence carries:
- the LOC135999675 gene encoding olfactory receptor 14A16-like — encoded protein: MSNSSSITQFLFLPFADTWELQLLHFWLFLGIYLAAFLGNGLIITTIACDQHLHTPMYFFLLNLSLLDLGVISTTLPKSMANSLWNTRVISYTGCAAQVFFSFFCGTAEYCLLTVMAYDRYVAICKPLHYGTLLGSRACVHMAAAAWATGFLNALLHTANTFSLPLCEGNAVSQFFCEIPQILKLSCSHAYLRELGLLMFSAVFFEGCFVFIVVSYVQIFRAVLRIPSEQGRHKAFSTCLPHLAVVSLFVITGMLAYLKPPPISSPRLDLVVAVLYLVVPPAVNPLIYSMRNQELQDSVWKLITGCFQ